A single Clavibacter nebraskensis NCPPB 2581 DNA region contains:
- a CDS encoding aldose 1-epimerase family protein, translating into MRPVTGEQHHLVHAGPTGELRATVVQLAAAIRGLTLDGVDLVEPYGDDVVAPMGAGMVLVPWPNRIRGARYELDGKSQALDVSEPSLGNASHGLLRNTGYTASDRADDRVTLSATVFPQHGYPFLLDTSVTYRLTDDGLVVTHRIRNDADRAAPVAVGAHPYLAIGGVPSSELTLTVRADTWSEVDDALIPIADHPVDGADEDLRQGRVVGELDLNTGYGDVHVEGGTSRHGLTAPDGRGVELWADGSFRFLQVYTPREFPTHGGQAVAIEPMTAPADAFNSGVGVRRLAPGEEWTLSWGIRATGS; encoded by the coding sequence ATGAGACCCGTCACCGGAGAGCAGCACCACCTCGTCCACGCCGGCCCGACGGGCGAGCTCCGCGCCACCGTCGTGCAGCTCGCGGCCGCGATCCGCGGCCTGACCCTCGACGGCGTCGACCTCGTCGAGCCCTACGGCGACGACGTCGTGGCGCCGATGGGCGCCGGCATGGTCCTCGTGCCCTGGCCGAACCGGATCCGCGGCGCCCGCTACGAGCTCGACGGGAAGTCCCAGGCGCTCGACGTCTCCGAGCCCTCGCTCGGCAACGCGTCCCACGGCCTCCTCCGCAACACCGGCTACACGGCCTCCGACCGCGCCGACGACCGCGTGACCCTCTCCGCGACCGTCTTCCCGCAGCACGGCTACCCGTTCCTCCTCGACACCTCGGTCACCTACCGGCTCACGGACGACGGCCTCGTCGTCACGCACCGCATCCGCAACGACGCGGACCGCGCGGCGCCCGTCGCGGTCGGCGCCCACCCGTATCTCGCGATCGGCGGCGTGCCCTCGTCGGAGCTCACCCTCACGGTCCGGGCGGACACCTGGTCCGAGGTCGACGATGCGCTCATCCCGATCGCCGACCACCCCGTCGACGGCGCCGACGAGGACCTCCGCCAGGGCCGCGTCGTCGGCGAGCTCGACCTCAACACGGGATACGGCGATGTGCACGTGGAGGGCGGCACGAGCCGCCACGGCCTCACCGCGCCGGACGGCCGCGGCGTCGAGCTGTGGGCGGACGGGTCCTTCCGGTTCCTGCAGGTCTACACGCCGCGCGAGTTCCCGACCCACGGCGGCCAGGCCGTCGCGATCGAGCCGATGACCGCGCCCGCGGACGCCTTCAACTCGGGCGTGGGCGTCCGCCGCCTGGCGCCCGGCGAGGAGTGGACGCTGAGCTGGGGGATCCGCGCGACGGGCTCCTAG